Proteins encoded together in one Actinomycetota bacterium window:
- a CDS encoding alanine--glyoxylate aminotransferase family protein, with amino-acid sequence MIKKFLMTPGPTQIPPQVLLASAQPIIHHRTGAYSDLFARVNDNLKYVYQTDNEVISFAASGTGAMESAVVNLCSPGDHVLVASCGKFGERWHDLAQAYGLVDEYIQYDYGQAVDPKDIERVLRNVPEIKAVFVTHSETSTGVVNDMEAIGAVVNVFDAVLVADSISGMGSAEMKTDEWKIDVAVAGSQKALMIPPGLAFTSVSDKAWKLVESSTLPKYYFDWNKARKALAQPKPTTAFTPPVSLMVGLDVALGMIRDEGLDNLFMRHIVLGRACRAAVKGMGLELFSPDDDRSSSVTAVRVPEGIDEASLRPLMRDKYGVQVAGGQGPVKGKIIRIGHCGYYNYTDIVIAITALELALKEMGHPVELGSGVSKAQAVFGEEMV; translated from the coding sequence ATGATCAAGAAATTCCTCATGACCCCGGGGCCGACGCAGATACCGCCACAGGTGCTGCTGGCTTCGGCCCAACCGATAATCCATCATCGCACCGGCGCCTACTCGGATCTGTTCGCGCGGGTCAACGATAACCTCAAATATGTCTATCAGACGGACAATGAAGTGATCTCGTTTGCCGCCTCGGGCACCGGCGCCATGGAGTCCGCGGTGGTCAACCTCTGCTCGCCCGGCGATCACGTGCTGGTCGCTTCCTGCGGCAAGTTCGGCGAGCGCTGGCACGACCTGGCGCAGGCTTACGGCCTGGTGGACGAGTACATCCAGTACGACTACGGACAGGCGGTCGACCCGAAGGACATCGAGCGGGTGCTGCGCAACGTGCCGGAGATCAAGGCCGTTTTCGTCACCCATAGCGAGACCTCAACCGGCGTGGTCAACGACATGGAAGCCATCGGCGCGGTCGTCAACGTTTTTGATGCCGTCCTGGTCGCGGATTCGATCAGCGGTATGGGCTCCGCCGAGATGAAGACGGACGAGTGGAAGATCGACGTGGCCGTCGCCGGCTCGCAGAAGGCGCTGATGATCCCGCCGGGGCTGGCGTTCACGAGTGTCAGCGACAAGGCCTGGAAGCTCGTGGAGAGCTCCACCCTTCCCAAGTATTATTTCGACTGGAACAAGGCCCGCAAGGCGCTGGCCCAGCCGAAACCGACGACGGCGTTCACGCCGCCCGTCTCGCTGATGGTCGGCCTGGATGTGGCGCTCGGCATGATCCGCGACGAGGGACTTGACAACCTGTTCATGCGTCACATAGTGCTGGGGCGCGCCTGCCGCGCCGCGGTGAAGGGCATGGGCCTGGAGCTGTTTTCGCCCGACGACGACCGCTCCAGCTCAGTGACCGCGGTCAGGGTCCCCGAAGGCATCGACGAGGCCAGTCTGAGGCCGCTCATGCGCGACAAGTACGGCGTGCAGGTGGCAGGCGGCCAGGGGCCCGTCAAGGGCAAGATAATCCGCATCGGACATTGCGGCTACTATAACTATACCGACATCGTCATCGCCATCACGGCGCTGGAACTGGCCCTCAAGGAGATGGGCCACCCGGTCGAGCTGGGGTCCGGCGTCTCAAAGGCGCAGGCGGTTTTCGGAGAGGAGATGGTTTGA
- the serA gene encoding phosphoglycerate dehydrogenase, which produces MSPKKSTKTTRKPAAKKPVAKKAAAKPAARKKSAAASASKKPRVLVKEKIADSGVDLLKKEFSVDVKLDMDQEQLLREIHNYNAIVIRSSTKMTKEIIEAAGNLQVIGRAGIGVDNVDIKAATKKGIIVANAPQSNIVAAAEHTIGLLLAQSRNIPQAHGSLKAGKWERSSFGGVELADKVLGVIGFGRIGVLVAQRARGLKMKVVAFDPYVSAARFEELGVDGVDKIEDLYKVADFITVHLPRSPETLGFVDEAAFRKMKKGVRVINCARGGIIKEEALVKALKSGKVAGAAIDVFEKEPPVGNPLLDFDSVVVTPHLGASTIEAQDRAGTIIAEQVAAALNSQFVSNAVNIAPVSPEEMNVVRPFLPLCEQLGRLITEIADGPLESFDITYQGALADYNTKLLTVAFFKGALEGRVEDTVNYVNAEGIAEERGIKVTESKRRQAVDFTNLITVVSADKRGELTVGGTSIGPKHRPRFVKIYRHDIDIEPGQYMAFFRYDDIPGMIGRVGTMLGDRGINIANMNVGRKKREGKAVMSVTLDKPIPPEVLDEIKSQPGFDDVTFITFS; this is translated from the coding sequence TTGAGCCCGAAGAAGAGCACCAAGACCACCAGGAAGCCGGCGGCGAAGAAGCCGGTCGCGAAGAAGGCAGCCGCTAAGCCGGCGGCAAGGAAAAAGTCCGCAGCCGCCAGCGCCAGCAAGAAGCCGCGCGTCCTGGTAAAGGAAAAGATCGCCGACAGCGGCGTCGATCTGCTGAAGAAAGAATTCAGCGTCGACGTCAAGCTGGACATGGACCAGGAGCAGCTGCTCAGGGAGATCCATAACTATAACGCCATCGTCATCCGCAGCAGCACCAAGATGACGAAAGAGATCATCGAGGCGGCCGGCAACCTGCAGGTCATCGGCCGCGCCGGCATTGGCGTCGACAACGTCGACATCAAGGCGGCGACCAAGAAGGGCATCATCGTCGCCAACGCCCCGCAGAGCAACATCGTCGCTGCGGCCGAGCACACCATCGGCCTGCTGCTGGCGCAGAGCCGCAACATCCCGCAAGCGCACGGCTCGCTCAAGGCCGGCAAATGGGAGCGCTCCAGCTTCGGCGGAGTCGAGCTGGCCGACAAGGTCCTGGGCGTCATCGGCTTTGGCCGTATCGGCGTGCTGGTCGCGCAGAGGGCGCGGGGGCTGAAGATGAAGGTCGTGGCTTTCGATCCCTATGTCAGCGCCGCCCGCTTTGAAGAGCTGGGAGTCGACGGAGTTGACAAGATAGAAGATTTGTATAAAGTGGCGGATTTCATCACCGTCCACCTTCCCCGGAGCCCCGAGACCCTGGGCTTCGTCGACGAGGCTGCCTTCCGCAAGATGAAGAAGGGCGTCCGCGTCATCAACTGCGCCCGCGGCGGCATCATCAAGGAAGAGGCGCTGGTCAAGGCGCTCAAGTCCGGCAAGGTCGCCGGCGCCGCCATCGACGTGTTCGAGAAGGAACCTCCCGTGGGCAACCCGCTGCTCGATTTCGACAGCGTCGTCGTCACTCCGCATCTGGGCGCCTCCACCATTGAGGCCCAGGACCGCGCCGGCACTATCATCGCCGAGCAGGTGGCCGCGGCTCTAAACAGCCAGTTCGTCAGCAACGCCGTCAATATCGCTCCGGTCAGCCCCGAGGAGATGAACGTGGTGCGACCCTTCCTGCCGCTGTGCGAGCAGCTCGGCCGCCTGATCACCGAGATCGCCGACGGGCCGTTGGAGAGCTTCGACATCACCTACCAGGGCGCGCTCGCGGACTACAACACCAAGTTGCTGACAGTGGCGTTCTTCAAGGGAGCGCTCGAGGGCAGGGTTGAGGACACGGTCAATTACGTCAACGCCGAGGGCATCGCCGAGGAGCGGGGCATCAAGGTTACCGAGTCCAAGCGCCGGCAGGCGGTGGACTTCACCAACCTCATCACCGTGGTCTCGGCCGACAAGCGCGGCGAGCTGACCGTGGGTGGAACCTCGATCGGCCCCAAGCACCGCCCGCGCTTCGTCAAGATCTACCGGCACGACATCGATATCGAGCCGGGCCAGTACATGGCCTTCTTCCGTTACGACGACATCCCGGGCATGATCGGCCGCGTCGGCACCATGCTGGGCGATCGCGGCATCAACATCGCCAACATGAACGTGGGACGCAAGAAGCGGGAGGGTAAAGCGGTCATGTCGGTGACGCTGGATAAACCGATCCCGCCGGAAGTGCTCGACGAGATCAAGTCCCAGCCGGGCTTCGACGACGTCACCTTCATCACCTTCTCCTAG
- a CDS encoding chloride channel protein yields MKSRIAEHSILILSVVKWVLLAITIGLIAGAGGALFLKLLGWSTDATGKYSYYFLLVPPAFLLSAQLVHRLAPDAEGHGTEKVIEAVNKSSGKIKPAVIPVKALTTIVTIAAGGSLGKEGPCAQIGAGLASVFASLFRFGDTDRRKIVICGISAGFAAVFGTPIGGAIFGIEVLAIGALSYDVLLPSLIAGVVGYQVAANLGIPYLYHYYGSPLAFDSIVFAKVILAGIFFGLCSIMLIEISRLGEYLSERMALRRSWKPLIGGLLMIGLALLFSRSYLGMGLDSIESSLGGKSQPYYAFFLKSVFTSLTLAFGGSGGIVTPIFFIGSTAGAAFAQLLNMDIALFAAIGLVSVLAGAANTPLAAGIISIELFGPAVAPYAIVACAVSYLVTGHRSVFPAQRLATGKSSSLRVELDADIQDVRPEFHYRERSLPGVIHSLVRVVRKRQK; encoded by the coding sequence ATGAAGAGCCGGATCGCCGAACACAGCATTCTAATTTTGAGTGTGGTCAAATGGGTGCTGCTGGCAATAACGATCGGTCTGATTGCCGGCGCCGGTGGAGCGCTCTTCCTTAAACTGCTGGGCTGGAGCACGGATGCGACCGGCAAATATTCGTATTATTTCCTGCTCGTGCCGCCGGCCTTCCTCCTGAGCGCGCAGCTGGTGCACCGCCTGGCTCCGGACGCTGAAGGGCACGGCACCGAGAAGGTCATCGAGGCGGTCAACAAATCGTCGGGGAAGATCAAGCCAGCGGTAATTCCCGTTAAGGCTTTAACCACGATCGTGACGATCGCGGCCGGCGGTTCGCTGGGAAAGGAAGGGCCTTGCGCCCAGATCGGCGCGGGGCTGGCATCGGTTTTCGCCAGCCTGTTTCGATTCGGTGACACAGACCGGCGAAAAATCGTCATCTGCGGTATCAGCGCCGGATTCGCCGCGGTTTTCGGCACGCCGATCGGTGGCGCTATTTTCGGCATCGAAGTGCTGGCGATCGGCGCGCTCTCGTATGACGTGTTGCTGCCTTCGCTGATCGCCGGTGTCGTCGGCTATCAGGTCGCAGCCAACCTGGGAATTCCTTACCTCTATCATTATTATGGTTCGCCGCTGGCTTTCGACAGCATCGTATTCGCCAAGGTCATCCTCGCCGGCATATTCTTCGGGCTTTGTTCCATCATGCTGATCGAGATCTCCAGGCTTGGTGAATATCTTTCAGAGAGGATGGCCCTGCGCAGATCGTGGAAACCTCTTATCGGCGGCCTGCTGATGATCGGTCTGGCTTTGCTGTTTTCAAGGAGCTATCTGGGCATGGGCCTGGATTCCATCGAGAGCTCGCTTGGCGGTAAAAGCCAGCCTTATTATGCGTTTTTCCTCAAGTCGGTCTTCACTAGCCTGACGCTGGCTTTTGGCGGCAGCGGCGGCATCGTGACCCCGATCTTCTTTATCGGTTCGACGGCCGGAGCCGCCTTCGCACAACTTCTCAACATGGACATAGCCCTTTTCGCGGCTATCGGCCTGGTCAGCGTGCTCGCTGGCGCGGCCAACACTCCGCTGGCCGCCGGCATCATCTCGATTGAGCTGTTCGGTCCGGCGGTGGCTCCATATGCCATAGTCGCATGTGCGGTCAGCTACCTTGTTACCGGACATCGTAGCGTCTTTCCCGCCCAGCGGCTGGCAACCGGCAAGTCGTCATCGCTAAGGGTCGAGCTTGACGCGGATATCCAGGATGTGCGGCCGGAGTTCCATTACCGGGAAAGAAGTCTGCCCGGGGTCATCCATTCGCTGGTGCGTGTTGTTCGCAAGCGGCAAAAGTAA
- a CDS encoding Hsp20/alpha crystallin family protein — MAPKKHNPFAEFERLSSEIEDMFFRFYGGPRLRIMKGGSFQPLADVYYVKKTKTVIVKLEIAGISPDDARLTIQDKTLIIEGSRVDPEHEGEKVYQQMEIDYGHFKRQIILPVPVDVESAAATYRDGFLTIELPVADRSASAINVPIVVKDKK, encoded by the coding sequence ATGGCACCAAAGAAACACAACCCCTTCGCCGAGTTCGAGCGGCTGAGCTCCGAGATCGAGGACATGTTCTTCCGGTTCTACGGCGGGCCGCGCCTGCGCATCATGAAGGGCGGCTCCTTCCAGCCGCTTGCCGACGTCTATTACGTCAAGAAGACCAAGACCGTCATCGTCAAGCTCGAGATAGCGGGCATTTCCCCCGATGACGCCCGCCTCACCATTCAGGACAAAACCCTCATCATCGAAGGCTCACGTGTAGATCCCGAGCATGAGGGGGAGAAGGTTTATCAGCAGATGGAAATCGATTACGGACATTTCAAGCGCCAGATCATACTGCCGGTGCCGGTGGATGTCGAAAGCGCCGCTGCCACCTACAGGGATGGTTTTCTGACCATCGAGCTGCCGGTGGCCGACCGCTCGGCCTCGGCAATCAACGTGCCCATCGTCGTAAAGGACAAGAAATAA
- the lon gene encoding endopeptidase La, protein MEGSIAESPHVIKPVEKIPDTMPILPLRETVVFPETVTPLAVGQERSVKLIDDVLHKDKMIGLATIRKPEVEVAGPDDIYSVGTAAIIHKMLKVPDGSLRILVQGVKRIKVVDYTMTDPYLVARVNVLEDKIEMTKEVEALSRNLQNVFTRIIGLVPYLPEELQMAASNVDDPSALCYLIASAIKIKTEEKQELLEEIDVETRMRRLTVILNRELEVFELGSKIQNEVQSEMDKNQREYFLRQQMKAIQEELGETDEIAAEVNELRGQIDELHLPEEVDRQARRELDRLSKMQPAAAEYSVIRTYLDWIITIPWEKSTEDNLDITRAQQVLDEDHYDLEKVKNRILEYLSVAKLKQDSAGVMAGPILCFVGPPGVGKTSLGHSIARALERKFIRISVGGVRDEAEIRGHRRTYIGAMPGTIIRAIRDADSNNPVFMIDEMDKLGADFRGDPSSALLEVLDPEQHFSFRDHYLDLPFDLSKVLFIATANILDTIPPALRDRMEVIELSGYTEEEKIHIAKRYLISKQTEANGLDPKQITFTDKAILRIIQDYTREAGLRNLEREIGSVCRKVARELAEGKKGKFKIDDKTVEDLLGKKRFFSEARRMTSEPGVATGLAWTMSGGDIIFIEATSMHGKGMLTLTGQLGDVMKESAQAALSWVRSHSDELGIAEDFFQTHDVHVHVPAGAVPKDGPSAGVTMTTALASLAIGKPVASNIGMTGEVTLSGKVLPIGGLKEKVLAARRAGLDTVILPHENEKDLDDVPEHLRKTMNFILADEVSDVLNAALLDGKAAKKVVAAEKRALTRKKAAAGRAKARKAAGRKSASRKSAGRAATGRKAASGKSAGRAATGRKAASGTISTRKKAAGSTGSTTGTRATASAGKRRNHSPRKASGGKAAGNKKDSSGK, encoded by the coding sequence ATGGAAGGAAGCATCGCCGAATCCCCACATGTGATCAAACCGGTTGAGAAGATACCGGACACGATGCCGATCCTCCCCCTGCGGGAGACGGTCGTATTTCCCGAAACGGTGACTCCGCTGGCCGTCGGCCAGGAGCGCTCGGTCAAGCTGATCGACGACGTTCTGCACAAGGACAAGATGATCGGCCTGGCCACCATCCGCAAACCCGAGGTCGAGGTCGCCGGTCCCGACGACATCTACAGCGTTGGCACCGCCGCCATCATCCACAAGATGCTCAAGGTGCCGGACGGCTCACTACGTATTCTCGTCCAGGGTGTCAAACGCATCAAGGTAGTCGACTATACCATGACCGATCCCTACCTGGTGGCGCGCGTCAACGTGCTCGAGGACAAGATCGAGATGACCAAGGAAGTCGAGGCGCTCTCGCGCAACCTGCAGAACGTCTTCACCCGCATCATCGGGCTGGTCCCCTATCTGCCGGAAGAGCTGCAGATGGCCGCGTCGAACGTTGACGACCCCAGCGCCCTTTGTTATCTGATCGCCTCGGCCATCAAGATCAAGACCGAGGAGAAGCAGGAGCTGCTGGAAGAGATCGACGTCGAGACGCGCATGCGGCGGCTGACCGTCATCCTCAACCGCGAGCTCGAGGTCTTCGAGCTGGGCAGCAAGATCCAGAACGAGGTCCAGAGCGAGATGGACAAGAACCAGCGGGAATATTTCCTGCGCCAGCAGATGAAGGCCATCCAGGAAGAGCTGGGGGAGACCGACGAGATCGCCGCCGAGGTCAACGAGCTGCGCGGCCAGATCGACGAGCTCCACCTTCCCGAGGAAGTCGACCGCCAGGCCCGCCGCGAGCTCGACCGGCTCTCGAAGATGCAGCCGGCCGCGGCCGAGTACTCGGTCATCCGCACCTATCTGGACTGGATCATCACCATTCCCTGGGAAAAGAGCACCGAGGACAACCTCGATATCACCCGGGCCCAGCAGGTGCTCGACGAAGACCATTACGACCTGGAAAAGGTCAAGAACCGCATCCTGGAATATCTGTCCGTGGCCAAGCTCAAGCAGGATTCGGCAGGCGTTATGGCCGGCCCCATCCTCTGCTTCGTCGGGCCTCCCGGAGTCGGCAAGACCTCGCTGGGGCATTCGATCGCCCGGGCGCTTGAGCGCAAGTTCATTCGCATCTCCGTCGGCGGCGTGCGCGACGAGGCCGAGATCCGCGGCCATCGCCGCACCTATATCGGCGCCATGCCGGGCACGATCATCCGCGCCATCCGTGACGCCGATTCCAACAACCCGGTGTTCATGATCGACGAGATGGACAAGCTGGGTGCGGACTTCCGCGGCGACCCTTCATCGGCCCTGCTGGAAGTGCTCGACCCCGAACAGCACTTCAGCTTCCGCGACCATTATCTTGACCTGCCGTTCGACTTGAGCAAGGTGCTGTTTATTGCTACAGCCAATATCCTCGATACGATCCCGCCGGCGCTCCGCGACCGCATGGAGGTCATCGAGCTCTCCGGTTACACCGAGGAAGAGAAGATCCACATCGCCAAGCGCTACCTGATCAGCAAGCAGACCGAAGCCAACGGCCTCGATCCCAAGCAGATAACTTTTACCGATAAGGCCATCCTCAGGATCATCCAGGACTACACCCGCGAGGCGGGCCTGAGGAATCTCGAGCGCGAGATCGGCTCCGTCTGCCGCAAGGTCGCCCGCGAGCTCGCCGAGGGCAAGAAAGGCAAGTTCAAGATCGATGATAAGACGGTGGAGGACCTGCTGGGCAAGAAACGCTTCTTCTCCGAGGCCAGACGCATGACCTCAGAGCCGGGCGTAGCCACGGGGCTTGCCTGGACCATGAGCGGCGGCGACATCATCTTCATCGAAGCCACGAGCATGCACGGCAAGGGCATGCTGACTCTCACCGGCCAGCTGGGTGACGTCATGAAGGAATCCGCCCAGGCCGCGCTTTCGTGGGTGCGCTCGCATTCAGACGAGCTTGGCATTGCCGAGGATTTCTTCCAGACACACGATGTTCACGTACACGTACCCGCGGGCGCGGTGCCCAAGGACGGCCCATCGGCCGGCGTCACCATGACTACGGCCCTGGCTTCGCTGGCGATCGGCAAACCGGTGGCGTCGAACATCGGCATGACCGGAGAGGTGACGCTGAGCGGCAAAGTGCTTCCCATCGGCGGGCTCAAGGAGAAAGTCCTGGCCGCGCGCCGCGCCGGGCTCGACACGGTCATCCTGCCGCACGAGAACGAAAAGGATCTCGACGACGTGCCCGAGCATCTGCGCAAGACCATGAATTTCATCCTCGCCGACGAAGTGTCGGATGTGCTGAACGCCGCCCTGCTTGACGGCAAGGCGGCCAAAAAAGTGGTCGCGGCGGAAAAGCGCGCCCTTACCCGCAAGAAGGCCGCGGCCGGACGCGCCAAGGCCAGGAAGGCCGCTGGCCGCAAATCCGCGAGCCGCAAGTCAGCGGGCCGGGCAGCGACAGGCCGCAAGGCGGCGAGTGGCAAGTCAGCGGGCCGGGCAGCGACAGGTCGCAAGGCGGCGAGTGGCACGATCAGCACCAGGAAGAAAGCCGCGGGCAGCACGGGCAGCACGACAGGCACCCGTGCCACTGCAAGCGCCGGCAAAAGGCGCAATCATTCTCCGAGGAAAGCTTCCGGGGGGAAGGCTGCCGGCAATAAGAAGGATTCTTCCGGGAAATAA
- a CDS encoding VCBS repeat-containing protein has protein sequence MSGGIKASTIALISVSVLFLPFFLWPASAADSGADIFFPYQTFPVGSWPEAVAIGDLNSDGRNDVAMTTSFYFDPPNDFQLFVFTQDGKGHLGAPVKYQTDASGANRPQGLAVGDVNGDGRNDIVIGNSGKEVEVFPQNADGSFGPSIKYPTQNSNKVCIADLNHDGRNDIAAIGWGTNSLDVILQNADGTLAAARTYSVTHGGYDDLAVGDLNNDGLTDIAVMSGQKLLPNIGVLLQKPDGSFDSPDYYSVPGDILVNLTHSIAIGDVTGDGLNDVVASSGGNAPNSHIAVFPQNGSGKLGAPVTYLTLDVPETVAIADFNGDGRADVATAHGGWDALSVHLQQPGGTLLWSGSYPLPYASHYNPQGMDAGDLDGDGNPDIAIADYNHGLVVLYNRCGIKPELNLSTSRTYWASFADYSAGLLSVDYSLADSSSQAAYNVNIVSLTATNGVSVSTPLPAAIGTISPGVPASVTIRFEIPAGVASFRSALYATAEDPCGNTFEYPGPMPGA, from the coding sequence ATGTCTGGCGGCATCAAAGCCTCAACCATCGCGCTCATCTCGGTCTCTGTCCTTTTCCTGCCCTTTTTCCTCTGGCCTGCTTCGGCCGCTGACAGCGGCGCCGATATCTTCTTTCCCTATCAAACCTTCCCCGTCGGTTCATGGCCTGAGGCGGTCGCGATCGGCGACCTGAACAGTGACGGCCGTAACGACGTGGCGATGACCACCTCTTTCTATTTCGATCCACCGAATGATTTCCAGCTCTTCGTCTTCACCCAGGACGGCAAAGGCCATCTCGGGGCTCCGGTCAAGTACCAAACCGACGCCAGCGGCGCGAACCGCCCGCAGGGGTTGGCGGTAGGCGACGTCAACGGGGATGGAAGGAATGACATCGTCATCGGCAACAGCGGAAAGGAAGTGGAAGTGTTCCCGCAAAACGCTGATGGCAGTTTTGGGCCGAGCATCAAGTACCCGACCCAGAATTCCAACAAGGTCTGCATCGCCGACCTTAACCACGACGGCCGGAATGACATCGCGGCGATAGGCTGGGGAACGAATTCGCTTGACGTGATCTTGCAGAATGCCGACGGGACCCTGGCGGCGGCCAGGACTTACAGCGTCACACATGGCGGTTACGATGATCTGGCCGTAGGCGACCTGAACAACGACGGCCTCACCGACATCGCCGTGATGAGCGGGCAGAAGCTGCTGCCGAATATCGGCGTCTTGCTGCAGAAGCCGGATGGCAGCTTTGACTCTCCTGATTATTACTCAGTTCCCGGCGATATATTGGTCAACCTGACCCATAGCATCGCTATCGGTGACGTGACCGGCGACGGGCTCAACGATGTAGTCGCATCTTCGGGCGGCAACGCGCCCAATTCGCACATCGCCGTCTTCCCGCAAAACGGTTCGGGCAAGTTAGGCGCACCGGTTACCTATCTCACGCTAGACGTCCCGGAAACGGTGGCGATAGCCGATTTCAATGGGGACGGCAGAGCCGACGTCGCGACCGCGCACGGCGGTTGGGATGCCCTGAGCGTACACCTGCAGCAGCCGGGCGGCACGCTGTTATGGAGCGGCAGCTATCCGCTGCCCTACGCTTCGCACTACAATCCGCAGGGAATGGACGCGGGCGACCTCGACGGCGACGGGAATCCGGATATCGCGATCGCCGACTACAACCATGGACTGGTCGTATTGTATAACAGGTGCGGGATCAAACCGGAGCTGAACCTTTCTACCTCCAGAACTTACTGGGCGAGCTTCGCTGATTATTCAGCGGGCCTGCTCTCGGTGGATTACTCGCTGGCGGATTCTTCATCACAGGCAGCATACAATGTCAACATCGTCAGCCTTACCGCTACGAACGGTGTCTCTGTCTCGACTCCGCTTCCGGCTGCTATCGGAACCATCTCGCCAGGGGTCCCGGCTTCAGTGACCATCAGGTTCGAGATCCCTGCCGGAGTCGCTTCTTTCAGGTCGGCGCTGTACGCCACGGCCGAAGACCCTTGCGGGAATACTTTCGAATATCCGGGCCCGATGCCCGGAGCATAG
- a CDS encoding MoaD family protein, which yields MSVKVRIPSQLRQLTSGEGMVEMDAGTIGEIIMELENRHPGMAERLLDEGEVRRFINIYVNGDDIRFASGLDTEVADGAEVSIVPAVAGG from the coding sequence ATGAGCGTAAAGGTGAGAATCCCTTCGCAGCTGCGGCAGTTGACCAGCGGTGAGGGAATGGTAGAAATGGACGCCGGCACCATCGGTGAAATCATCATGGAACTGGAGAACCGGCACCCGGGCATGGCCGAGCGGCTGCTCGACGAGGGCGAAGTGCGGCGTTTCATCAACATTTACGTCAACGGCGACGACATCCGCTTCGCGTCAGGCCTCGACACCGAGGTCGCCGACGGCGCCGAGGTCAGCATCGTGCCGGCGGTGGCGGGGGGATAA
- the thrC gene encoding threonine synthase → MATTAEHLKCKECGRTYPLEALFVCDFCFGPLEVSYDYEKIRRRATKERIALGPPSLWRYSDFLPVNSKPVVDLQAGYTPLIKADRLAAELGLRKLWVKNDTANPTHSFKDRVVSVALQRALEMGFEVVACASTGNLANSVAAHAAASGTEAYVFVPANLEIQKIIATAIYGVNVVKVRGNYDDVNRLCTEIASEKKWAFVNVNVRPYYAEGSKTLAFETAEQLGWRAPDKVVTPVASGSLLTKIHKGFWELGEVGLIRRKAPAVFGAQAEGCGPVAAAFAEGSEHVKPVKPDTIAKSLAIGNPADGIFALEVVRQTGGAIESVTEQEIVDGIKLLAETTGIFTETAGGVTTAVLAKLAASGKIYRDDETVLYITGDGLKTLDAVADTISTYEIDPVFSQFEDEVLGDIVKGANR, encoded by the coding sequence TTGGCCACCACCGCCGAACATCTGAAATGTAAAGAATGCGGGCGCACCTATCCGCTGGAAGCGCTGTTCGTCTGCGACTTCTGCTTCGGGCCGCTCGAGGTCTCATATGATTATGAGAAGATTCGCAGGCGGGCCACCAAGGAGCGCATCGCCCTGGGTCCGCCATCGCTGTGGCGCTACTCTGATTTCCTTCCCGTCAACAGCAAACCGGTCGTCGATCTGCAGGCGGGCTATACGCCGCTGATCAAGGCTGACCGCCTCGCCGCGGAACTCGGGCTCAGGAAGCTCTGGGTCAAGAACGACACCGCCAACCCCACCCACTCCTTCAAGGACCGGGTCGTTTCCGTGGCCCTGCAGCGCGCACTGGAGATGGGCTTCGAAGTCGTTGCCTGCGCCTCCACCGGCAACCTCGCCAACAGCGTCGCCGCCCACGCGGCTGCTTCCGGAACCGAGGCTTATGTCTTCGTGCCGGCCAATCTCGAGATACAAAAGATCATCGCCACCGCCATCTACGGCGTCAACGTGGTCAAGGTACGCGGAAACTACGATGACGTCAACCGCCTCTGCACCGAGATCGCCTCGGAGAAGAAATGGGCGTTCGTCAACGTCAACGTGCGGCCCTATTATGCGGAGGGCTCCAAGACGCTAGCCTTCGAGACCGCCGAGCAGCTGGGCTGGCGCGCTCCCGACAAGGTCGTCACCCCGGTGGCTTCGGGCTCGCTGCTGACCAAGATCCACAAGGGATTCTGGGAGCTGGGCGAGGTCGGTCTCATCCGCAGGAAGGCGCCGGCGGTATTCGGCGCCCAGGCCGAGGGCTGCGGCCCGGTGGCGGCGGCTTTCGCCGAGGGCTCCGAGCATGTGAAGCCGGTCAAGCCCGACACCATCGCCAAATCGCTGGCGATCGGCAATCCGGCTGACGGCATCTTCGCGCTGGAAGTCGTGCGCCAGACCGGCGGCGCCATCGAGAGCGTCACCGAGCAGGAGATCGTCGACGGCATCAAGCTGCTGGCGGAGACCACCGGCATCTTCACCGAGACCGCCGGCGGCGTCACCACGGCGGTGCTCGCCAAGCTGGCGGCGTCCGGCAAGATCTACCGCGACGACGAGACCGTGCTCTACATCACCGGCGACGGCCTGAAGACGCTCGACGCCGTGGCAGACACCATCAGCACTTACGAGATCGACCCGGTCTTCTCCCAGTTCGAGGACGAAGTGCTCGGGGACATTGTGAAAGGAGCTAACAGATGA